One genomic region from Anopheles bellator chromosome 2, idAnoBellAS_SP24_06.2, whole genome shotgun sequence encodes:
- the LOC131208621 gene encoding uncharacterized protein LOC131208621 — protein MAKAHDKIIYDMYNPTRCNVCFALDGFHPRPPKTSIVCTCQLAVYCSPEHQALDKPIHSEFCQAVLRVVRSAMVDHILAVVPARFHERLSGNEKHKIVTCLMFILENHLKRPLFHHEAEMLKFTVACKVCFEYHRERLMFCDDCKQVAYCSKVHLEEDRDNHAQWCNAYRISSMVDNKCAAIDHDGSSITALDEDDLKALPSNAFELASKTLRRTVTNPSAVNGDPLEPNQEVENIKIAEEFNYVGSILYTLRATNVAEEIQDTLNVFIVGAKREILWFTKVHCAALFLYVPKLRKITLHFIGPQLFKIGECTLNYDDGRHVKLNYYPNVYHQLAPNVALGDPHLIAIFNCGFHENRGFPNDTWPITIQLLLDIPNVPIMFTSYTHNEALEDLTVMMSEARATGCREQVTVIKRGLVNPFRGGIPLKNYETIDSPEEFFYNNGYLSIIKRKRS, from the exons ATGGCGAAAGCCCACGATAAAATAATCTACGACATGTACAACCCCACCCGGTGCAACGTGTGCTTCGCGCTAGACGGCTTCCACCCAAGACCACCCAAAACGAGCATTGTGTGCACTTGCCAACTGGCCGTCTATTGTAGCCCGGAACACCAAGCGTTAGACAAGCCCATACATTCCGAATTCTGCCAGGCTGTGCTGCGCGTGGTGCGCAGTGCTATGGTTGACCACATTCTTGCCGTTGTTCCGGCTCGTTTTCACGAACGGCTGAGCGGCAACGAGAAGCACAAAATCGTCACTTGCCTGATGTTTATCTTAGAAAACCATTTAAAACGACCGTTGTTCCATCACGAGGCTGAAATGCTGAAGTTTACTGTGGCGTGTAAAGTTTGCTTCGAGTATCACCGGGAACGGCTGATGTTTTGTGACGACTGTAAGCAGGTTGCTTATTGCAGCAAGGTGCACCTGGAAGAGGACAGAGATAACCATGCGCAATGGTGCAACGCGTACCGAATTTCTTCCATGGTGGATAACA AGTGTGCTGCAATCGATCACGATGGGTCAAGTATCACGGCCCTTGACGAAGACGATCTGAAGGCGTTGCCATCCAACGCGTTCGAGTTGGCGAGTAAAACCCTACGGCGAACCGTAACAAACCCCAGCGCAGTCAACGGCGATCCTCTGGAGCCAAACCAGGAAGTGGAGAATATTAAAATCGCCGAGGAGTTCAATTATGTCGGTAGCATCCTATACACGCTACGGGCTACAAATGTGGCCGAGGAGATACAGGACACACTGAATGTCTTCATTGTCGGTGCAAAACGAGAAATCTTGTGGTTCACTAAAGTCCACTGTGCCGCGCTCTTCTTGTATGTCCCAAAGTTGCGGAAGATCACGTTGCACTTCATCGGTCCGCAGCTGTTTAAAATTGGTGAATGCACGCTGAATTACGACGATGGGCGACACGTGAAGCTCAACTATTACCCCAATGTATATCACCAGCTAGCGCCGAATGTTGCGCTCGGTGATCCGCATCTAATTGCAATTTTCAACTGCGGATTTCACGAAAACCGGGGATTCCCGAACGATACGTGGCCCATAACGATCCAGCTTCTGCTCGACATTCCCAACGTGCCAATAATGTTCACGTCGTACACTCACAACGAAGCGCTCGAAGATCTCACGGTGATGATGAGTGAAGCACGTGCAACGGGCTGCCGTGAGCAAGTGACGGTAATTAAGCGTGGGCTAGTGAATCCTTTCCGTGGTGGCATACCGTTAAAAAATTACGAAACTATCGATAGCCCGGAAGAGTTCTTCTACAACAACGGATATTTGTCAATCATCAAACGGAAGCGATCGTAA
- the LOC131208622 gene encoding putative defense protein Hdd11-like, translated as MAYRFACIMLTVAMCASPALSYSTGAPDGACGDMVPQHHTEPQKSAAPYTIVLSKKEIRANEGVTITVKGNSAKDTIKGLLCQTRVGDTPVGHFDVPPNNNFVQKLDCGNSKASAITHKKITNPPNAISFNWIAPRDLSEQARVYCTIALNGGVFWVKHSSDFLKVN; from the exons ATGGCTTACCGTTTTGCGTGCATTATGCTGACCGTGGCCATGTGCGCCTCGCCTGCGTTGAGCTACTCAACTGGAGCACCCGACGGAGCCTGCGGTGACATGGTTCCGCAGCATCATACCGAACCGCAAAAATCGGCTGCCCCATACACGATCGTTTTGTCGAAGAAGGAAATCCGAGCGAATGAAGGTGTCACGATCACCGTGAAGG GTAACAGTGCGAAAGATACCATCAAGGGTCTGCTGTGCCAAACGCGTGTTGGAGACACACCGGTCGGACATTTTGACGTgccaccaaacaacaacttCGTCCAGAAACTGGACTGCGGTAATTCGAAGGCG TCCGCCATTACGCATAAGAAGATTACGAACCCACCGAATGCCATCAGCTTTAACTGGATTGCTCCGCGTGATTTGAGCGAGCAGGCTCGCGTCTACTGCACGATCGCCTTGAACGGTGGTGTTTTCTGGGTGAAGCACTCGTCCGACTTCCTCAAGGTGAACTAA
- the LOC131209122 gene encoding uncharacterized protein LOC131209122, which translates to MAGILFVVHIPSARYERELRRKEQERLAKTATATTEDEKDTENPSDETQPFVTPQPKKIQPKVPRSNFIKAPDDGGDKKAGIPIAPVIKFIDQDGEEIPKIEGQEKEEDDTNGDKDGGGKEKDKKSNFLAEPFDRASALRKSWDGFKDLVSSARKEKTAREEAAEKLTLTGDSSMEEILKTIISEKRLHTAAWIETDQGNGCHIMFSIPSGPICDDVIYMLSSWGVGQRFNSTISITSCTLYSQPPEIDEQADEAASDANKNNEDTPWNAFLSTVRARLNVAQIVEEVKHDAHISFDFVSMLVVASILAAFGLVEDSSLFLIASMLISPLMGPIISVIFGTVIKERSLQLLGLKNELIGIMLTVTVGFIFGLIVCSIDDRYGVGEGITHEMLARCETHSLLVGIAIALPSGAAVAIAILGENIGSLVGVAISASLLPPAVNSGLLWALSCLYFLFGSEESRYGTLIKTQIYSENQGIELLTLGCMSMSLTLLNILCIYLAGVVFLMIKEVAPVVPKDQKQFWKHDIKIARDYNRTLHTTDGMSMSKHLMQELTTLHQNDTTGSGLRGDFLLNSASKGGHQNTWSPRHNYHQRDRRPTVQELEALYLSLSANTSENQFHYSAHPTGPHYLGFDRQQSTSPTHMRRMNPGNAGIARHGRFTESLRGASVPLTKILEDVAAGTSKGEGGHVPHGDRGGRTSSRYGIPGFKRSSKKFTVTPAYDPIQKE; encoded by the exons ATGGCCGGCATACTGTTCGTCGTCCACATTCCGTCGGCCCGGTACGAGCGGGAACTGAGGCGCAAGGAGCAGGAGCGGCTCGccaaaacggccaccgccacgacCGAGGACGAGAAGGACACGGAGAACCCGTCCGACGAGACGCAACCGTTTGTGACGCCTCAACCGAAAAAAATACAACCCAAG GTTCCGCGGTCCAACTTTATCAAAGCGCCCGATGACGGTGGCGATAAAAAGGCAGGAATACCCATTGCTCCGGTGATCAAGTTTATCGATCAAGACGGAGAAGAAATACCAAAGATTGAAGGTCAGGAGAAGGAAGAGGATGACACGAACGGCGATAAGGATGGAGGCGGTAAGGAGAAGGATAAAAAGTCAAACTTTCTGGCGGAACCGTTCGATCGCGCTTCGGCGTTGCGCAAATCCTGGGATGGATTCAAAGATTTGGTCAGTTCGGCGCGCAAAGAAAAGACAGCCCGCGAAGAGGCTGCCGAAAAGCTGACGCTCACCGGTGATTCCTCTATGGAGGAGATTCTGAAAACGATCATCTCTGAGAAGCGCCTACATACGGCGGCCTGGATCGAGACTGATCAGGGCAATGGATGCCACATCATGTTCTCCATTCCATCGGGACCCATCTGTGACGATGTCATCTACATGCTCAGCTCGTGGGGTGTTGGCCAACGGTTTAATTCTACCATCTCGATCACTTCCTGCACCCTGTACAGCCAACCACCGGAGATCGACGAACAAGCGGATGA GGCCGCCTCGGAtgcgaacaaaaacaacgagGACACCCCGTGGAACGCCTTTCTTTCGACGGTTCGCGCACGGCTCAACGTGGCACAGATTGTCGAGGAGGTGAAACACGATGCACacatttcgttcgatttcgtctccatgctggtggtggccag TATTTTGGCTGCTTTCGGTTTGGTCGAGGACAGCTCGCTGTTTCTCATCGCCAGTATGCTGATTTCACCACTCATG GGACCCATCATTTCTGTCATCTTTGGAACCGTCATCAAGGAACGTAGCCTCCAACTGTTGGGCTTGAAGAACGAGCTTATCGGCATTAtgctcaccgtcaccgttggGTTCATCTTTGGGCTGATCGTTTGCAGCATCGACGATCGGTACGGTGTCGGTGAGGGCATCACGCACGAAATGTTGGCCCGTTGCGAAACACACTCTCTACTGGTCGGTATTGCCATCGCCTTACCATCCGGAGCGGCCGTGGCTATTGCCATCCTGGGGGAAAACATAGGTTCACTGGTAGGTGTGGCCATTTCCGCTTCGCTCCTTCCGCCCGCTGTCAATTCG GGTCTTCTGTGGGCACTGTCGTGTTTGTACTTTTTGTTCGGATCGGAAGAATCACGATACGGTACGCTGATTAAAACACAAATCTACTCCGAAAACCAAGGCATCGAGCTGCTAACACTCGGATGCATGAGCATGTCGCTTACGTTGCTCAACATTCTCTGCATTTACTTGGCGGGCGTAGTGTTCCTGATG ATCAAAGAGGTGGCTCCGGTTGTACCGAAGGATCAGAAACAGTTCTGGAAGCACGACATCAAGATTGCGCGCGACTATAACCGCACGCTGCACACGACAGACGGCATGTCCATGTCGAAACACCTGATGCAGGAGCTAACCACCCTTCATCAAAACGACACCACGGGTAGTGGGCTCCGGGGCGACTTTCTGCTAAACTCAGCCTCCAAGGGTGGCCACCAGAATACTTGGTCACCGCGCCATAACTACCACCAGCGCGATCGTCGGCCAACGGTGCAGGAACTGGAAGCACTCTACCTAAGCCTATCAGCCAACACGTCCGAAAATCAGTTCCACTACTCGGCACACCCGACCGGTCCACACTACCTTGGCTTCGATCGACAG CAATCGACCTCACCGACGCACATGCGCCGCATGAACCCAGGGAACGCAGGAATTGCACGGCACGGTCGCTTCACGGAATCGCTTCGCGGAGCATCGGTACCCCTAACGAAAATATTGGAGGACGTAGCGGCCGGTACATCGAAGGGTGAAGGCGGACACGTCCCTCACGGGGATCGCGGTGGCCGCACCTCGAGCCGCTACGGTATTCCCGGGTTCAAGCGGAGCTCAAAAAAGTTCACCGTAACACCGGCCTACGATCCGATACAGAAGGAGTGA
- the LOC131208144 gene encoding uncharacterized protein LOC131208144, producing MLLVANIMCRHRLVTLLLIVLTVAQLESLPVSSLLSDDDGDYDSFENEYDVVFDQRQTGKANVHVSVDGVLLALPAPEAPSTAVAGATLLDLFASQLATGGSGSEYDISEESHETGGPANASSTPTKVTTSTTSSTTEVPSAPLVANDLAYQASLPASLLGQGLSFLFTNRHSEIPFRVNPNGAEPTKQTIPVLLPVVDAVEQDDSNETHEDDPEAAVDAKPLRSTSNFGKRKRKHKRKYKVPNFLRPLLKRTVLLP from the exons atgctgctggtggccaacaTCATGTGTCGCCATCGTTTGGTAACGCTCCTGCTGATCGTCCTGACCGTCGCCCAGCTCGAATCGCTGCCCGTGTCCAGCTTGctgtccgacgacgacggtgactaCGATAGTTTCGAGAACGAGTACGACGTAGTGTTTGACCAACGGCAGACGGGAAAGGCCAACGTTCACGTCTCGGTAGACGGGGTCTTGCTGGCGCTgcccgcaccggaagcgccatCCACGGCCGTGGCCGGAGCCACGTTGCTCGATCTGTTCGCTTCGCAGCTGGCGACTGGTGGTAGTGGTTCCGAGTACGACATCTCCGAAGAATCGCACGAAACGGGTGGCCCGGCAAATGCATCATCCACGCCCACCAAGGTGACAACTAGCACCACCTCCAGTACGACGGAGGTGCCGTCGGCCCCGCTCGTGGCCAACGATCTCGCCTATCAAGCATCGCTTCCGGCTAGTCTGCTCGGGCAGGGTTTGTCGTTCCTGTTCACCAACCGACACTCCGAGATACCGTTCCGGGTTAATCCGAATGGTGCCGAGCCGACCAAGCAAACCATTCCGGTACTTCTTCCCGTGGTGGACGCCGTGGAACAGGATGATTCGAACGAGACGCACGAGGACGATCCCGAGGCGGCTGTCGACGCCAAACCACTTCGCAGTACATCAAACTTCGGAAAGCGGAAGCGCAAACATAAGCGAAA ATACAAAGTGCCAAACTTCTTGAGACCGCTGCTGAAGCGTACCGTGCTCCTGccctga
- the LOC131210066 gene encoding uncharacterized protein LOC131210066 — MLRFAVLVLLCAALGTPVAAGPTIRRDEQTNAVVTESAFPVAVSESKPQTEPTAEEKPAAAADSKPTIAEAVPVKPAVSNDEVQPEVTTAAPIERPESPPTTTTVATSTTTEKHSGSSATPNVTTKRPRKTITFDQRQEGEYNIRADLENFVIVVVPSGSSSGATLLDLLNRSAQKKYAADHQHPHHHRKSSHKRKNNKAHGAQKKVAQPTPEVIVLDEEHGQRAAQLETEEFIEGRTPYKVDLSSSARSADGGNERVAMPKPGHAFRPFSVEQSGVAGSVASVVRFPAASGNYYPLASRAFPTLELIDTDRRWGLPSGRALPIGYDTNTVVAASSRATNHNNLTPGDGDPDAGGDVDDGERSLLLPAPLPSDRSDSVPYGRNGETSDDGGLLLVPAVLANPGTRYPSHDASISPDSLRYAPLRSDVDMTQLQLQPDDASEGILDLDLAHQDQGDELRLLGAQEQCGPDRKRDSYGVCQFVRP; from the coding sequence ATGTTACGATTTGCGgtactggtgctgctgtgtgcAGCTCTGGggacaccggtggccgctggaCCGACCATCCGACGAGACGAGCAAACCAACGCCGTAGTAACGGAGTCggcgtttccggtggcagtgTCCGAATCGAAACCACAAACTGAACCCACCGCTGAGGAGAAGcctgcagcagcggcagatTCTAAGCCAACGATCGCAGAAGCAGTTCCGGTGAAGCCTGCCGTAAGCAATGATGAGGTGCAGCCGGAAGTAACCACCGCAGCACCGATCGAACGACCGGAAAGTCCGCCAACGACAACAACGGTCGCAACATCGAcgaccaccgaaaaacatAGTGGCAGCAGCGCGACACCCAACGTGACCACGAAGCGGCCCCGTAAGACGATCACGTTTGATCAGCGCCAGGAGGGCGAGTACAACATCCGGGCCGATCTGGAGAACTTTGTCATCGTGGTCGTACCGTCCGGATCATCGTCCGGTGCGACGTTGCTCGATCTGCTGAACCGCTCGGCCCAAAAGAAGTACGCCGCCGACCACCAGCatccacaccaccaccggaagtcgtCGCATAAGCGCAAGAACAACAAGGCACACGGTGCCCAGAAGAAGGTGGCCCAACCGACACCGGAAGTGATTGTGCTGGACGAGGAGCACGGCCAGCGGGCGGCTCAGCTGGAAACGGAGGAGTTCATCGAAGGTCGCACTCCGTACAAGGTGGATCTATCGAGCAGCGCCCGGAGCGCGGACGGTGGCAATGAGCGGGTGGCCATGCCGAAGCCAGGCCATGCGTTCCGGCCGTTCAGTGTAGAACAATCCGGTGTAGCGGGCTCGGTGGCGAGTGTGGTCCGTTTTCCGGCCGCCTCAGGTAACTACTATCCACTTGCTTCGCGTGCTTTTCCCACCCTCGAGCTGATCGACACCGATCGACGATGGGGGCTGCCCAGCGGACGGGCACTTCCGATCGGGTATGATACTAACACAGTAGTTGCGGCCAGTAGTCGCGCCACTAACCACAACAATCTGACCCCTGGTGATGGTGATCCTGATGCCGGTGGTGATGTTGACGACGGCGAACGATCCCTGCTACTTCCTGCGCCACTGCCGAGTGATCGGAGCGACTCGGTGCCGTACGGACGCAACGGCGAGACCAGCGACGATGGCGGCCTGCTGCTAGTGCCGGCCGTGCTCGCAAATCCCGGAACTCGCTACCCTTCTCACGATGCTTCGATCTCCCCCGACAGCCTAAGGTACGCACCATTGCGATCCGACGTTGACATGACCCAGCTACAGCTTCAACCGGACGACGCCTCGGAGGGGAtactggacctggacctggcaCACCAGGACCAGGGGGACGAGCTGCGGCTGCTCGGGGCACAGGAGCAGTGCGGTCCGGATCGGAAACGGGACAGCTACGGAGTGTGCCAGTTTGTGCGGCCGTGA